In Thiovibrio frasassiensis, one DNA window encodes the following:
- a CDS encoding flagellin N-terminal helical domain-containing protein — MGFRINTNIDAMSAHRNMLGTSGSLSKSLERLSSGLRINRAADDASGMTIADSLRAQATGLGQAMRNAGDAISLVQVADGALEESINIVTTIRTKAIQAASDGQNTVSRAAIQADVNKLLEEMNIIADTTAFNGQTLLKGNFTNKSFQVGAYANQTVSVSIDNADASHVGRLATINTTTTQTNLKSLDSTSNFVQYTNATLGDGTYAQLAANDLTINGVDLAGNLAGQGVSQLSAEGLAAAINRTTETTSVKATAETSWAGTGTIVGGTIADGGLVINGINVGAVTVVANDADGALVSAINAKQAETGVSASVSADGKLTLTAADGRNIAIYNGGAYSATSFDNTLGSGFVDNRTSVSITAAYVADGASEINVGGVNITYNAASDTATTRDNIFAALSALGSEYTVTQSAPGAATVITRTDGKDINLVASTEVAADTLSIQALTPAGANEGAAQTEALGSSLVTNSSQHGSVTLNSTGNIALTGDQQTMEAFGFNSATSQVAAASGGIADADVTTASAAQTTIQRADSALEALDKIRSGLGSAQNQVEATLRNISVTRVNIQSAESAVRDVDFADESSTFAKMNILVQAGSYALSQANAVQQNIMTLLR, encoded by the coding sequence ATGGGTTTCAGAATCAATACCAACATCGATGCAATGAGTGCTCATCGGAATATGCTTGGCACCAGCGGTTCGCTGAGCAAATCTTTGGAGCGTCTTTCTTCCGGTCTGCGGATCAACCGTGCCGCGGATGATGCTTCGGGCATGACCATTGCCGACTCTCTGCGGGCCCAGGCCACAGGTCTTGGTCAGGCCATGAGGAATGCCGGCGATGCTATCTCTCTGGTACAGGTTGCTGACGGTGCTTTGGAAGAGTCCATCAACATCGTAACCACCATCAGGACCAAGGCTATCCAGGCGGCGTCCGACGGTCAGAACACCGTTTCTCGGGCAGCTATTCAGGCCGACGTCAACAAGCTGCTGGAAGAGATGAACATCATTGCCGATACCACCGCTTTCAATGGCCAGACCCTGTTGAAAGGCAATTTTACCAATAAATCTTTCCAGGTTGGCGCCTATGCCAACCAGACCGTATCCGTTTCCATCGACAACGCCGATGCCAGCCATGTTGGTCGGTTGGCCACTATCAACACCACCACCACCCAGACCAATCTGAAAAGTCTGGACAGCACCTCCAACTTTGTTCAATACACGAATGCTACTCTGGGAGACGGGACATACGCCCAGTTGGCGGCCAACGATCTGACGATCAATGGCGTTGATCTTGCGGGTAATCTCGCCGGTCAGGGCGTTAGTCAGCTGTCGGCCGAGGGGTTGGCTGCTGCGATCAACAGAACCACAGAAACCACCAGTGTCAAGGCTACCGCCGAGACGAGCTGGGCCGGAACCGGTACCATTGTCGGCGGCACCATCGCCGATGGCGGTCTGGTAATCAATGGTATCAATGTAGGTGCGGTTACCGTGGTGGCAAATGATGCTGATGGCGCGCTGGTTTCGGCGATCAACGCCAAGCAGGCAGAGACCGGGGTTAGCGCTTCTGTTTCTGCCGACGGCAAACTGACCCTTACCGCAGCGGATGGCCGGAATATCGCTATTTATAACGGCGGCGCCTATTCAGCGACCAGTTTCGACAATACCTTGGGTTCCGGTTTTGTCGATAACCGGACCTCGGTTTCTATCACCGCGGCATATGTTGCTGATGGGGCTTCGGAGATCAATGTCGGCGGGGTAAATATTACCTATAACGCCGCCTCTGATACCGCTACCACCAGGGATAATATTTTTGCTGCATTAAGCGCCCTTGGCAGCGAGTATACCGTTACACAGTCTGCTCCCGGTGCTGCAACCGTTATCACCCGGACAGACGGCAAAGATATCAACCTCGTGGCCTCTACCGAGGTTGCTGCTGATACGTTGTCCATTCAGGCCCTTACCCCTGCGGGCGCCAATGAGGGGGCTGCGCAGACCGAGGCTCTCGGTTCTTCCCTTGTTACCAACAGCTCCCAGCACGGTTCGGTAACGCTGAATTCCACCGGAAACATCGCCTTGACGGGTGATCAGCAGACCATGGAAGCCTTCGGTTTCAACAGCGCAACCAGCCAGGTGGCAGCCGCCTCCGGTGGTATTGCTGATGCCGATGTTACCACCGCTAGCGCCGCACAGACCACCATCCAGCGTGCTGACTCTGCTTTGGAGGCGTTGGATAAGATCCGTTCCGGTCTTGGTTCTGCTCAGAACCAGGTTGAAGCAACCCTGCGTAACATCTCCGTAACCCGGGTCAACATCCAGTCGGCTGAATCAGCTGTTCGTGACGTTGACTTCGCCGACGAGAGTTCCACCTTCGCCAAGATGAATATCCTGGTACAGGCTGGTAGTTATGCCCTCTCGCAGGCAAACGCAGTACAGCAGAACATCATGACTCTGCTTCGTTAA
- a CDS encoding flagellar protein FlaG yields the protein MDVNNVAAGESKNLGSMPVAPAMVRQDKQKVAVMPVASSGGSEGAALDRKAMSQREGKLSQEQAVQYVREVQARFDKMGTNLQFSIDNSSADVVVKITDKNSGDLIRQFPTEEILQLRTKLNDLVGMLFDGKA from the coding sequence ATGGACGTGAATAATGTTGCTGCTGGTGAGAGCAAGAATCTGGGGAGTATGCCGGTTGCTCCGGCCATGGTGCGCCAGGACAAGCAGAAGGTGGCGGTAATGCCGGTTGCCTCGAGTGGTGGGAGCGAAGGCGCTGCGCTTGATCGCAAGGCCATGTCGCAACGGGAAGGAAAGCTGTCGCAAGAGCAGGCCGTACAATATGTCCGGGAAGTCCAGGCTCGTTTCGACAAAATGGGGACAAATCTCCAGTTTTCCATTGATAACAGCTCGGCAGATGTGGTGGTGAAGATTACCGACAAGAACAGCGGTGATCTGATCCGGCAGTTTCCCACGGAAGAGATCCTGCAACTGCGGACGAAGCTGAATGATCTGGTTGGGATGCTGTTTGACGGAAAGGCG
- the fliS gene encoding flagellar export chaperone FliS: MVSKQASNAYFQAQASAKIHPAKLIHMLYERLLINLTCACEGLEENDIKKRGENLSKAIAIITELNCCVTPGDESEPAQFLRGMYATMLVELGKVPVNKDAAVIRQAQRYVTRLKEIWEETAMRENGLGSEQKVESIIENAPEESAMVYSRGHKKEGAVAVANMCFLV; encoded by the coding sequence ATGGTCTCGAAGCAAGCAAGCAATGCCTATTTTCAGGCGCAGGCAAGTGCAAAGATTCATCCTGCCAAGCTTATTCATATGCTGTACGAACGGCTTTTAATCAACCTCACCTGCGCCTGTGAGGGGCTTGAGGAAAATGATATTAAAAAGCGGGGCGAAAATCTCTCCAAGGCCATTGCCATTATCACGGAGTTGAATTGCTGCGTGACACCGGGAGATGAGTCGGAGCCGGCCCAGTTTCTGCGGGGCATGTATGCCACGATGCTGGTTGAGCTGGGCAAGGTCCCGGTGAACAAGGATGCCGCTGTTATTCGTCAGGCGCAGCGGTATGTGACGCGCTTGAAAGAGATCTGGGAAGAAACCGCCATGCGGGAAAATGGTCTGGGGAGTGAGCAAAAAGTGGAGAGCATCATCGAGAATGCACCCGAAGAGTCGGCAATGGTCTATTCTCGCGGCCATAAAAAGGAAGGCGCTGTCGCCGTAGCCAACATGTGTTTTTTGGTCTGA
- the fliD gene encoding flagellar filament capping protein FliD, whose amino-acid sequence MAGSISTLGAGSSIDLQGIIEKLKAADQVPITNIKAQQLQYKDQLAEFDTVNTKLLAVKTKALDLSLSTTFLARQISSSQTSVLTATVSSGASTGISTVTVGRLAKQNSWQSSGVATADTAIASGTGTFAYTINGTQSSVAVASSTTLQQLSDAINNDVNNPGVTASVMDDGTGTATAFHLVLVSNETGEANAVTIDTNGTDLTFTEVQGLAESLDAEVTINGITYQRATNTISDIISGVTLNLEATGASSVKVTSDMDSVKAKIVAMIEAYNAAAKEIADNSKYDQDTGVGGSLSGVSTFRTMTSQLNQTLLASIGGLGGAYGNMTDIGLSFDRDGTASLDETVLAAALESNPEDVQLLLVGDTDNGIDGVATLLNAQLRDITKPTLGVIANEKGRVDQTIQRLDDQIESMTIRLNNKYDLLTKQFVQLDTLLSSIQKQGDFLSAQIASLSASKN is encoded by the coding sequence ATGGCTGGTTCAATTTCCACGCTTGGCGCAGGCTCCAGTATCGATCTGCAGGGCATTATTGAGAAGCTCAAGGCCGCGGATCAGGTACCGATCACCAATATCAAGGCGCAACAGCTCCAGTATAAGGATCAGCTCGCCGAGTTCGACACCGTGAACACCAAGTTGCTGGCGGTTAAAACGAAGGCTCTTGATCTCTCTTTGTCCACCACCTTTTTGGCGCGGCAGATTTCCTCGTCGCAGACGAGTGTGTTGACTGCCACGGTCAGCAGTGGAGCCAGCACCGGGATATCCACGGTGACAGTAGGGAGATTGGCCAAGCAGAACTCCTGGCAATCTTCCGGGGTGGCCACGGCAGACACCGCGATTGCCAGCGGTACTGGAACTTTCGCCTACACCATCAATGGTACCCAGTCCAGTGTGGCGGTTGCCTCTTCCACCACCCTGCAGCAACTCAGCGATGCGATCAACAATGATGTCAATAATCCCGGCGTTACCGCCAGTGTGATGGATGACGGCACTGGGACGGCTACGGCCTTTCATTTGGTGTTGGTTTCCAACGAGACCGGCGAGGCCAACGCCGTAACCATTGACACCAACGGCACGGACCTGACCTTTACCGAGGTGCAGGGGCTTGCCGAAAGCCTTGATGCGGAAGTGACCATCAACGGCATAACTTATCAGCGCGCCACCAATACCATCAGTGATATCATTTCCGGGGTTACCCTGAATCTGGAAGCCACTGGCGCTTCCTCAGTCAAGGTTACCAGTGATATGGACAGCGTTAAGGCAAAGATCGTCGCCATGATTGAGGCCTATAATGCCGCAGCCAAGGAGATTGCCGATAATTCCAAATACGATCAGGACACAGGGGTGGGTGGTTCTCTTTCCGGTGTTTCCACCTTCCGCACCATGACCAGCCAGTTGAATCAGACTCTGTTGGCCTCGATTGGTGGGTTGGGTGGCGCCTATGGCAACATGACGGATATTGGTCTTTCTTTTGACCGGGACGGCACCGCCTCCCTTGATGAGACGGTTCTCGCCGCCGCCTTGGAAAGTAACCCGGAAGATGTTCAGCTCCTTCTGGTGGGCGATACCGACAATGGGATTGACGGGGTTGCCACTCTGTTGAACGCGCAGTTGCGGGATATCACCAAACCGACTCTTGGGGTGATTGCCAACGAGAAGGGGCGGGTTGATCAGACCATCCAGCGGCTGGACGACCAGATCGAGAGCATGACCATCAGGCTGAACAATAAATACGACTTGCTTACCAAGCAGTTTGTTCAGCTCGATACCTTGTTGAGCAGTATCCAGAAGCAGGGTGACTTTTTAAGCGCCCAAATTGCGAGCCTAAGCGCGAGCAAGAATTGA